A single genomic interval of uncultured Desulfobacter sp. harbors:
- a CDS encoding indolepyruvate oxidoreductase subunit beta, producing MKPLRMIIVAVGGQGNLLASKVLGEAALIEGVEVRMSEIHGMAQRGGVVESSIIFGDASSSIISDGEADILLGFEPAETLRAIGRCSAKTQVITNTATLPPFTVGIGTGSYPEVDEIKRVLKEKTAGLVAIDAMALARKAGSPMSVNIVLLGALIQTGALGFSKENVKEAIKRRIKPALVEMNLNAFDLGFEAAAAGTI from the coding sequence ATGAAACCATTAAGAATGATCATCGTTGCAGTTGGCGGACAGGGCAATCTTCTGGCATCCAAGGTCCTGGGCGAAGCCGCCCTCATTGAAGGGGTGGAGGTGAGAATGAGCGAAATTCACGGCATGGCCCAGCGCGGCGGTGTTGTGGAGTCCTCCATTATTTTCGGCGATGCCTCATCCTCCATTATTTCCGATGGGGAAGCCGATATCCTGCTGGGATTTGAACCGGCTGAAACCCTGCGCGCCATTGGCCGGTGCTCTGCCAAGACACAAGTGATTACCAACACCGCGACCCTGCCGCCCTTTACCGTGGGCATCGGCACAGGGTCTTACCCCGAGGTGGATGAAATCAAACGGGTGCTCAAGGAGAAGACCGCCGGCCTTGTGGCCATAGACGCCATGGCCTTGGCCCGTAAAGCCGGCTCTCCCATGAGTGTGAATATTGTGCTGTTAGGTGCCTTGATCCAGACCGGTGCTTTAGGCTTTTCAAAGGAAAACGTTAAAGAAGCGATCAAACGCAGGATTAAACCTGCGCTTGTCGAGATGAACCTTAACGCCTTTGACCTGGGATTTGAGGCTGCTGCCGCCGGCACTATATAA
- a CDS encoding VOC family protein codes for MDHIVLNIENDEKMIHFYTKVLLLTPERIEEYYAGKVPFPSVRMNTGTIIDLFPKKMWQHDTQTGTINTNLNHFCIALKKQTWEDLLKRLQENNIDIEEGPVLRWGSRGTGTSVYFRDPEENLIEARYYESKEDNEKCLLSS; via the coding sequence ATGGACCACATAGTGTTGAACATAGAGAATGATGAGAAAATGATTCATTTCTATACGAAGGTTCTGTTGTTGACACCTGAAAGAATCGAGGAATATTATGCAGGGAAAGTGCCGTTTCCATCTGTGCGAATGAATACCGGCACCATAATTGATTTATTCCCCAAAAAGATGTGGCAACACGATACGCAAACGGGAACAATAAACACCAATTTAAATCACTTCTGCATAGCGTTGAAGAAACAAACCTGGGAGGACCTTTTGAAACGGCTTCAGGAGAATAATATAGATATAGAAGAAGGCCCCGTATTGCGTTGGGGATCTCGTGGAACCGGCACATCAGTGTATTTTCGAGATCCGGAAGAAAACTTGATAGAAGCTCGTTATTATGAATCAAAAGAAGACAATGAAAAATGCCTGCTAAGCTCATAA
- the aroQ gene encoding type II 3-dehydroquinate dehydratase, translated as MNIHSQITPGMIHVINGPNLNMLGKREPEIYGALTLDQINGELKARADALGLSLDFFQSNHEGEILDYIHAAFEQGPAGVIINPGALTHTSVALRDAMSMLSCPIVEVHLSNIHKRETFRHTSMIAGIATGQLTGFGHYGYQMALDFLHSLAG; from the coding sequence ATGAATATCCACTCGCAGATAACACCGGGCATGATTCATGTCATCAATGGTCCCAATTTGAATATGCTGGGGAAAAGGGAACCCGAGATTTACGGGGCGCTTACCCTTGATCAGATTAACGGGGAACTCAAAGCGCGCGCAGATGCATTGGGCCTTTCCCTGGATTTTTTCCAGTCCAATCATGAAGGCGAGATCCTGGATTACATCCATGCCGCATTTGAACAGGGCCCTGCCGGTGTGATCATCAATCCGGGTGCCTTGACCCATACCTCTGTGGCCCTGCGCGATGCCATGTCCATGCTGTCATGCCCCATTGTAGAGGTGCATCTGTCCAACATCCATAAGCGCGAAACCTTTCGCCACACCTCCATGATTGCCGGTATTGCCACCGGCCAGCTCACCGGGTTCGGCCATTATGGCTACCAAATGGCCCTTGATTTTCTTCACTCCCTGGCCGGTTGA
- a CDS encoding calcium-binding protein: protein MDYKIGQSVVVKDGVIAIDYKDLDLGGWQGRIIDIDKADADNGETIIGVAWDSITLRSIPNDYLEECEREGFGWSEYYLESGDVKPTQPRDSENEVEEMIEEIERRMDWLYLGDEGKRIRAVIDTAESEDEWEQIKAWSNYLQKKLKFPFDAVVIEYQERGPLQINDELKVVGVEMEDEHYGVIVQCKKGRKRYDFPLCDLDTANEHSSNFQPLNDYRVWFANN, encoded by the coding sequence ATGGATTATAAAATAGGTCAAAGTGTAGTAGTGAAAGATGGAGTTATAGCTATAGATTACAAAGATTTAGATCTTGGTGGCTGGCAGGGGAGAATCATAGATATAGATAAAGCTGATGCTGATAATGGAGAAACTATTATAGGTGTTGCTTGGGATAGTATTACGCTTCGCAGTATACCAAATGACTATTTAGAGGAATGTGAAAGAGAAGGATTCGGCTGGTCTGAATATTATTTGGAAAGTGGCGACGTAAAACCAACACAACCCAGAGATTCAGAGAATGAAGTCGAAGAGATGATTGAGGAAATTGAACGCCGTATGGATTGGCTATATTTAGGAGATGAGGGCAAACGAATTCGGGCAGTCATAGATACGGCGGAGAGTGAAGATGAATGGGAGCAGATAAAAGCCTGGAGCAATTATTTACAAAAAAAACTTAAATTTCCTTTTGACGCTGTAGTGATTGAGTACCAAGAAAGAGGGCCTTTACAAATAAACGACGAATTAAAGGTGGTTGGAGTTGAAATGGAGGATGAGCATTATGGCGTTATTGTTCAGTGTAAGAAAGGGAGGAAAAGGTATGATTTTCCTTTATGTGATTTAGATACGGCAAATGAACATTCTTCTAACTTTCAACCTCTTAACGACTATCGAGTTTGGTTTGCTAACAACTAA
- a CDS encoding alpha/beta hydrolase: MSEYVVCVRNKKTKNREKVFGNEPGPTLFLKVPGDQYPKPSQAISRRDWVSEVIAEAKTGINEITGQPTGDILVFIHGYNNSQEIVLKRHRKLESDLKNVGYKGAVISYDWPSAQSGLNYLEDRDDAKDTARRLRDDCISLFSSRQLAGCEINVHLLGHSTGAYVIRHAFTDADEKTSIKNRPWTVSQIAFIGGDISSRSMSVNDTKSKSLYRHCVRLTNYQNPYDSVLKLSNTKRIGLSPRVGRVGLPDDAHKKAINLNCGPYFKRLDEDALSQGVDYYGSFPHSWHIGDETFAQDLALTIAGNIDRHKIPTRIVEDGELVLNYKGLP, translated from the coding sequence ATGTCTGAATATGTAGTGTGTGTCAGAAACAAGAAGACCAAAAATAGAGAAAAGGTTTTTGGAAATGAACCCGGTCCTACATTGTTTCTTAAGGTGCCTGGCGATCAATATCCCAAACCATCTCAAGCTATATCACGGCGAGATTGGGTCTCTGAAGTTATCGCTGAAGCAAAAACCGGAATCAATGAGATTACAGGGCAACCAACCGGTGATATTTTGGTGTTCATACATGGCTACAATAATAGCCAAGAAATAGTTCTTAAAAGACATAGGAAACTTGAATCAGATTTAAAAAATGTTGGTTATAAGGGGGCCGTGATTAGCTATGATTGGCCAAGCGCGCAATCCGGGTTGAATTATTTAGAAGATAGAGATGATGCAAAAGATACCGCGAGACGGTTGAGAGATGACTGCATAAGCCTTTTTTCATCTCGACAGCTTGCTGGATGTGAAATAAACGTGCACCTTTTAGGGCATTCAACAGGCGCGTATGTTATCCGTCATGCTTTTACGGATGCGGATGAAAAAACTTCGATCAAGAATCGCCCATGGACCGTTAGTCAAATTGCATTTATTGGGGGCGACATATCTAGCCGTTCCATGAGCGTTAATGATACCAAGTCGAAGTCCCTTTATCGCCACTGTGTGCGTTTAACAAACTACCAGAACCCCTATGATTCGGTTTTAAAGCTTTCAAATACCAAGCGTATTGGGCTTTCTCCCAGAGTGGGGAGAGTTGGATTGCCTGATGATGCACATAAAAAAGCTATTAATTTGAACTGTGGCCCTTATTTTAAGCGTTTAGATGAAGATGCGTTATCTCAAGGTGTCGATTATTATGGAAGTTTTCCTCATTCATGGCACATCGGTGATGAAACGTTCGCACAGGATCTGGCTTTAACCATAGCTGGAAATATTGACCGACATAAAATCCCAACTCGAATAGTAGAGGATGGGGAGTTAGTGTTGAATTATAAGGGACTTCCCTGA
- the menB gene encoding 1,4-dihydroxy-2-naphthoyl-CoA synthase, producing MTTKRQWQTIKEFEDIFFEYYEGIGKITINRERYRNAFRPTTVNEISESLRICREDQRINVIVLTGAGDTAFCAGGDQNVKGEGGYIDKDGIPRLNILEVQKQIRSMPKPVIAMVNGFAIGGGHVLHVVCDITIASENAIFGQTGPKVGSFDAGLGSSYLASTIGQKKAREIWFMCRQYTAAEALEMGLVNKVVPLDQLEDETVAWALKMQEHSPLALRMIKLGLNAELDGQVGLQEFAGNATLLYYLTQEAQEGKNAFLEKRKPDFNKFPKFP from the coding sequence ATGACAACAAAACGCCAGTGGCAAACCATCAAAGAGTTTGAAGATATCTTTTTCGAGTATTACGAGGGCATCGGCAAGATCACCATCAACCGTGAACGCTACCGCAACGCCTTCCGTCCCACCACCGTCAATGAGATCAGTGAATCTTTGCGCATTTGCCGGGAGGATCAGCGTATCAATGTGATTGTCCTGACCGGGGCAGGGGACACGGCTTTTTGCGCCGGCGGCGACCAGAATGTTAAAGGGGAGGGTGGTTACATTGACAAGGACGGTATCCCAAGGCTGAATATCCTTGAAGTCCAGAAACAGATCCGGTCCATGCCCAAGCCCGTGATCGCCATGGTGAACGGCTTTGCCATCGGCGGTGGCCATGTTCTGCATGTGGTCTGCGACATTACCATCGCCAGTGAAAATGCCATCTTTGGCCAAACCGGTCCCAAGGTGGGCAGTTTTGATGCCGGTCTTGGCTCATCCTATCTGGCCAGCACGATCGGGCAGAAAAAGGCCCGGGAGATCTGGTTCATGTGCCGTCAGTATACGGCTGCCGAAGCCCTGGAGATGGGCCTGGTCAATAAGGTGGTGCCCCTGGATCAGCTCGAGGATGAGACCGTGGCCTGGGCATTAAAAATGCAGGAACACAGCCCCTTGGCCCTTCGTATGATCAAGCTGGGGCTCAATGCCGAACTTGACGGCCAGGTGGGGCTCCAGGAGTTTGCCGGTAACGCCACGCTTTTGTATTACCTGACCCAGGAAGCCCAGGAAGGCAAAAACGCATTTCTTGAAAAGCGGAAGCCGGATTTTAATAAATTTCCGAAGTTCCCCTGA
- the iorA gene encoding indolepyruvate ferredoxin oxidoreductase subunit alpha has protein sequence MHKLLKDSPGEKIMLLGNEAIARGAVEAGVAFATTYPGTPSSEVSLNLFQMSRESDLYFEYSTNEKVALEVAAAAANSGLRTFCMMKHVGLNVAADPLMTLAYIGVTAGMVILTADDPAMFSSQNEQDNRYYSKFGHFPMFEPSSVAEAKDMIKEAFELSETLKQPVILRTTTRINHSNAFVTFGEIKERQTKGRFERDPMRCVTVPAVARVLHVKLLERMDKAAEMSESSEFNFITGQGVWGVVANGVSYHYAQDAVKDLGIESKVKILRPGFSNPLPKNKIKDFLAGCEKVLVIEEGEPFMEEAVKAFAQEAGLVIPILGKTDALFTSLGEFDPAMVREKIATFFGIDYTPAPKIDTSDVPEIANRPPNLCSGCSHRATFYAIKQAAQGMDVIHPSDIGCYTLGFMPPLSIGDFVICMGGSVSTSCGFSKATDQKVVSVVGDSTFFHSGITGLVNAVFNQHNFTLVILENGITAMTGHQPHPGVDMDLMGMSGYGRVDIENLVKALGVEHVSVIKPFKVNKSIETLKEAMAFDGVSVVISKEPCILWAKGIKLKKTRAFEVTDKCKDHKDCINSIACPSFYIEEGRVKIDADTCVGCALCAQICPENAIRPLKK, from the coding sequence ATGCATAAATTGTTAAAGGACAGCCCCGGAGAAAAAATCATGCTCCTGGGCAACGAAGCCATTGCAAGGGGCGCTGTTGAAGCCGGTGTCGCCTTTGCTACCACATATCCGGGGACCCCGTCCTCGGAAGTCTCTTTGAATCTGTTCCAGATGTCCAGAGAATCGGATCTGTATTTTGAATACTCCACCAATGAAAAGGTCGCCCTGGAAGTCGCGGCTGCTGCGGCCAACTCAGGACTTCGCACCTTTTGCATGATGAAGCATGTGGGGCTCAACGTAGCTGCCGACCCACTGATGACCCTTGCCTATATCGGCGTAACCGCCGGTATGGTGATTTTAACGGCAGATGATCCCGCCATGTTCTCCAGCCAGAACGAGCAGGACAACCGCTATTATTCCAAGTTCGGCCATTTTCCCATGTTCGAACCCTCTTCCGTGGCCGAGGCCAAGGATATGATCAAAGAGGCCTTTGAGCTGTCCGAAACCCTGAAACAACCGGTAATCCTGCGCACCACCACCCGGATCAACCACTCCAATGCCTTTGTCACCTTTGGCGAGATCAAAGAGCGACAGACAAAGGGCCGGTTTGAAAGAGACCCCATGCGCTGCGTCACCGTGCCTGCCGTGGCCCGGGTGCTGCACGTCAAGCTTCTGGAACGTATGGACAAAGCCGCTGAGATGTCTGAATCCTCAGAATTCAATTTTATCACGGGGCAGGGCGTTTGGGGTGTTGTGGCCAACGGTGTGAGCTACCATTATGCCCAGGACGCCGTAAAAGACCTTGGCATTGAATCAAAGGTCAAGATTCTTCGCCCCGGGTTTTCCAACCCCCTGCCCAAGAATAAGATTAAAGATTTCCTGGCCGGATGTGAAAAGGTGCTTGTCATTGAAGAGGGAGAACCGTTTATGGAAGAGGCCGTCAAGGCCTTTGCCCAGGAAGCGGGCCTTGTCATCCCCATCCTGGGCAAGACAGATGCGCTGTTTACATCGTTAGGGGAATTTGATCCCGCCATGGTCCGGGAGAAGATCGCGACCTTTTTCGGCATAGATTATACTCCGGCCCCAAAGATTGATACCTCTGACGTGCCGGAAATAGCCAACCGTCCACCAAATCTTTGTTCAGGATGCTCCCACAGGGCCACTTTCTACGCCATTAAACAGGCTGCCCAGGGAATGGATGTCATCCATCCCAGTGATATCGGCTGCTACACGTTAGGCTTTATGCCGCCATTGTCCATTGGGGATTTTGTGATCTGCATGGGCGGGTCGGTGAGTACCTCCTGCGGTTTCAGCAAGGCCACAGACCAGAAGGTGGTCAGTGTGGTCGGCGACTCCACCTTTTTCCATTCAGGCATTACAGGCCTTGTCAATGCCGTGTTCAACCAACACAACTTCACTTTGGTGATCCTTGAAAACGGCATCACCGCCATGACCGGCCATCAGCCCCATCCAGGCGTGGATATGGACCTGATGGGCATGTCCGGGTACGGCCGGGTGGATATTGAAAATTTGGTCAAAGCCCTGGGCGTCGAGCATGTTTCCGTGATCAAGCCTTTTAAAGTGAACAAGAGCATTGAAACGCTTAAGGAGGCCATGGCCTTTGACGGTGTCTCGGTTGTTATCTCCAAAGAGCCGTGTATCCTCTGGGCAAAGGGCATTAAACTAAAAAAGACGAGAGCCTTTGAGGTGACGGATAAATGTAAAGACCACAAGGATTGCATCAACAGTATCGCCTGTCCCTCCTTTTACATTGAAGAGGGCCGGGTGAAAATTGATGCGGATACCTGTGTGGGCTGTGCTTTGTGCGCCCAGATCTGTCCTGAAAACGCCATCCGCCCATTGAAGAAATAG
- a CDS encoding tRNA threonylcarbamoyladenosine dehydratase gives MTRDVSRISPFARLEQLLGKAAVDRLRNSRVAVFGLGAVGSFVVEALARSGIGYLRLVDFDRVDASNINRQIYALHSTLGQEKAALARARVLDINPDCEVDLRTSFVNADSLSLFLSPDLDMVVDAIDGLNAKVSLILGAKQMGLNLISSMGAAGRTDVSMIRTGDLFDTEVCPLARMVRRRLRRRGLSSGVPCVYSIEPPLNKEPFADKDAVDPLEQDHVDGGHGRPRPPIGSAAWVPGCFGLTIAGLVAKTLAAE, from the coding sequence ATGACTCGGGATGTAAGCCGGATCAGTCCCTTTGCCCGACTTGAGCAACTGCTGGGAAAGGCGGCGGTTGACCGGCTTAGAAATTCCCGGGTGGCCGTATTCGGCCTGGGGGCTGTGGGCTCTTTTGTGGTGGAGGCTTTGGCACGATCCGGCATCGGCTATTTGCGGCTTGTGGATTTTGACCGGGTGGACGCCTCCAATATCAACCGGCAGATTTATGCCTTGCACTCCACCCTGGGGCAGGAAAAAGCGGCCTTGGCCCGGGCCCGGGTTCTGGACATCAACCCTGATTGTGAAGTGGATCTGCGCACGTCCTTTGTTAATGCCGACAGCCTGTCCCTGTTTCTAAGCCCGGACCTGGACATGGTGGTGGATGCCATTGACGGGCTCAACGCAAAGGTCAGTCTGATCCTGGGGGCAAAGCAGATGGGCCTTAATCTCATATCCTCCATGGGGGCTGCAGGCCGAACCGATGTCTCCATGATCCGGACCGGGGATCTTTTTGACACCGAAGTGTGCCCCCTGGCCCGAATGGTGCGAAGACGGCTGCGCCGCCGTGGGCTTTCCAGCGGCGTGCCCTGCGTCTACTCCATTGAACCCCCACTGAACAAGGAACCCTTTGCGGATAAAGACGCCGTGGATCCCCTGGAGCAGGATCATGTGGACGGCGGTCATGGCCGCCCCAGGCCGCCCATCGGGTCTGCCGCCTGGGTGCCTGGGTGTTTCGGGTTGACCATTGCAGGGCTTGTTGCAAAGACCCTTGCCGCTGAATAG
- a CDS encoding TatD family hydrolase encodes MTGFIDVHTHLHDPRIIDNAPDIVLRAQAAGVEKIATCATMEENFGITAELSEKFSCVVPWLGIHPWFLDTLSPDWAQNLGQWLEKIPAGVGEVGLDFMDKGADRDLQVQVFKTHLALADDLNRPINIHIRKAWDAIVKILKHHGPLAAGGVIHSYSGSADLVPVLEKFNLHISFSGSVTRPNAKKVGQALKVVSLDRIVFETDAPDIVPQFILDAHPGEAPLNEPANVPEIVRVAAERRGMTFETLARHGYENSLDLFGPVLSQKENPR; translated from the coding sequence ATGACCGGCTTCATTGACGTTCATACCCATCTTCATGATCCAAGGATAATTGATAATGCCCCGGATATTGTCTTGCGGGCCCAGGCCGCCGGGGTTGAAAAAATAGCCACCTGCGCCACCATGGAAGAAAATTTTGGGATTACAGCTGAATTGTCGGAAAAATTTTCCTGTGTGGTGCCCTGGTTGGGGATTCATCCCTGGTTTCTTGATACCCTAAGCCCGGACTGGGCCCAGAATCTGGGGCAATGGCTGGAAAAAATACCCGCCGGGGTAGGGGAGGTGGGGCTTGATTTCATGGACAAAGGTGCTGACCGGGATCTGCAGGTTCAGGTGTTTAAAACCCATCTGGCCCTGGCCGATGACCTGAATAGACCCATCAACATCCATATTCGCAAGGCCTGGGACGCAATAGTGAAAATTTTGAAACATCATGGGCCGTTGGCTGCCGGCGGGGTCATCCACTCCTATTCCGGGTCTGCCGATCTTGTTCCGGTGCTTGAGAAATTCAATCTTCATATCTCTTTTTCCGGATCCGTAACCCGGCCCAATGCTAAAAAGGTGGGCCAGGCCCTAAAGGTGGTCAGTCTTGACCGGATTGTATTTGAGACCGACGCCCCGGATATTGTGCCCCAGTTTATTCTGGATGCCCATCCCGGAGAGGCGCCTTTAAATGAGCCGGCTAATGTGCCGGAAATTGTCAGAGTGGCGGCAGAGCGAAGGGGCATGACATTTGAAACCCTGGCCCGGCATGGATATGAAAACAGCCTGGATTTGTTTGGTCCTGTTTTAAGCCAAAAGGAGAACCCCAGATGA
- a CDS encoding methyltransferase domain-containing protein: MDDYKLLIDLHKDAYRQGPGGDAETELALNLAMINRAEPLKIADIGCGTGASTILLARLLNARITAVDFLQDFLDVLEKRAEETGVGDRISSLARSMDDLPFADEELDVIWSEGAIYNIGFETGITEWRRFLKAGGLLVASEITWLTDSRPEELQEYWNSEYPEIDVASAKIRILEKHGFSPVGYFVLPEHCWLDEYYRPMQARFEEFLNRNGNSKEAREIVNAEQHEIDLYETYKSHISYGVYIAKKAGIER, from the coding sequence ATGGATGATTACAAACTATTAATCGACCTGCACAAGGACGCTTATCGCCAGGGACCGGGCGGGGATGCCGAGACAGAACTTGCTTTGAATCTGGCCATGATCAACAGGGCGGAACCGCTGAAGATTGCGGATATTGGTTGCGGTACGGGAGCATCTACCATCCTGCTTGCCCGACTCTTGAATGCCCGGATCACTGCAGTGGATTTTCTTCAGGATTTTCTTGATGTGCTGGAGAAAAGGGCCGAAGAGACGGGGGTTGGGGACAGAATATCATCCCTTGCTCGGTCCATGGACGACCTGCCTTTCGCCGATGAGGAACTGGATGTCATCTGGTCCGAGGGGGCAATCTATAACATTGGGTTTGAAACGGGTATAACTGAGTGGCGACGCTTCCTGAAAGCGGGTGGCTTATTGGTTGCTTCTGAGATCACATGGCTCACGGACTCCCGGCCGGAGGAACTCCAGGAATATTGGAATAGCGAGTATCCCGAAATTGATGTGGCTTCGGCAAAGATCAGGATTCTGGAAAAACACGGATTTTCGCCGGTTGGATACTTCGTTTTACCAGAACATTGCTGGCTGGATGAGTATTACCGCCCCATGCAGGCCAGGTTCGAGGAATTCTTGAATCGAAATGGGAACAGCAAAGAAGCTCGTGAAATAGTGAACGCAGAACAACACGAAATTGACCTTTACGAAACATACAAATCTCACATCAGTTACGGAGTCTATATTGCAAAAAAAGCTGGGATAGAAAGATGA
- a CDS encoding AMP-binding protein: MIQANGLSFRGFFKAVNLFPDTLCLNGTVYRVKTLLQKGCQVCLPGIESDVIDFLAQWYGPQNTITVHTSGSTGPPKAIFLEKKFVAQSAMRTLEFFKLKPGQRILLCLPLRYIAGKLMVVRALLGRLDLCTAEPTDDFDFLAQWRDNPFRFAAMVPNQVIKLLEYPKRFAALGSLLIGGSSLPAILETELQTVSTACFASYGMTETATHIALRRINGPAASDFFHCLEGISVGLSPEGCLTIEMPGLNGVGPDESDLSGAPLTTNDLAELVDRTTFRILGRADNVIISGGIKYFPETIEKKLENKIEQPFFIGSLPDEILGRRMVLVIEAMSDNSLEKRVTHVFDQCLDRYERPKKIVFKESFKRTETGKIIRQF; the protein is encoded by the coding sequence TTGATCCAGGCAAACGGTTTATCTTTCCGGGGATTTTTTAAGGCTGTGAATCTCTTTCCTGATACCCTGTGCCTCAACGGTACCGTGTACCGGGTGAAAACGCTTTTGCAAAAGGGGTGTCAGGTCTGTCTTCCGGGCATTGAATCCGATGTCATTGATTTTCTGGCCCAATGGTATGGGCCGCAAAACACCATCACCGTCCACACTTCGGGCAGCACAGGTCCGCCCAAGGCTATTTTCCTGGAAAAAAAGTTTGTGGCCCAAAGCGCCATGCGCACCCTTGAATTTTTTAAACTGAAACCCGGGCAGCGCATCCTGCTGTGCCTGCCCTTAAGGTATATCGCAGGGAAACTTATGGTGGTCAGGGCGCTTTTGGGCAGGCTTGATCTGTGCACCGCAGAACCAACCGATGATTTCGACTTCCTTGCCCAGTGGCGGGACAACCCCTTCCGGTTCGCCGCCATGGTGCCCAACCAGGTGATAAAGCTTTTGGAATACCCGAAACGGTTTGCGGCGCTTGGGTCTTTGCTCATCGGCGGCTCCTCTCTTCCGGCGATCCTTGAAACCGAACTTCAAACAGTATCCACAGCCTGTTTTGCAAGCTACGGCATGACCGAAACCGCCACCCATATTGCTCTTCGCCGGATCAATGGGCCGGCGGCATCTGATTTTTTCCACTGCCTGGAAGGTATTTCGGTGGGGCTCTCCCCGGAAGGGTGCCTTACTATTGAGATGCCGGGCCTGAACGGAGTTGGTCCGGATGAATCTGATCTGTCCGGGGCACCCCTCACCACGAACGACCTGGCAGAACTCGTTGACCGCACCACCTTTCGTATTCTGGGCCGGGCGGATAATGTGATCATTTCAGGCGGCATTAAATACTTTCCTGAAACCATCGAAAAAAAGCTGGAAAATAAAATTGAACAGCCTTTTTTCATTGGTTCCCTACCCGATGAAATCCTTGGCCGCCGCATGGTACTGGTCATTGAAGCAATGTCTGATAACAGCCTTGAAAAAAGAGTGACACACGTGTTTGACCAGTGCTTGGACCGTTACGAACGACCGAAAAAGATTGTGTTTAAAGAATCATTCAAGCGCACTGAAACCGGAAAAATTATAAGGCAATTTTAA
- the menC gene encoding o-succinylbenzoate synthase, translated as MKARVIEHNLQFKQPAGTSRGVLKHRRVWYLVLEKEGRAGVGECAPLPGLSVETIPEVEQALAAFAADPDGFFAQADQQSIPVSVRFAVETALRDLEQTGTQILFPSSFTRGDKGIPINGLIWMGEPSFMKEQVRQKLDLGWRCIKLKIGALKFAEELAILKDIRAEYSVDDVILRVDANGGFSPDEALDRLGQLAELNIHSIEQPIAKGQWQHMARLCRQSPLDIALDEELIGIREREEKAHLLDTLAPHYLVLKPSLHGGMEGCDEWIELADARGIGWWITSYLESNLGLNAIAQWAFLKQSSLHQGLGTGQLFTNNMASPLEIRGEELFFDPGKRFIFPGIF; from the coding sequence ATGAAAGCACGTGTTATTGAACATAATTTACAGTTTAAGCAGCCGGCAGGAACATCCCGGGGGGTGCTGAAGCACCGCCGGGTCTGGTATCTTGTTCTGGAAAAAGAGGGCAGGGCCGGGGTGGGAGAATGCGCGCCTTTACCGGGCTTGAGCGTTGAGACCATTCCCGAGGTGGAGCAGGCCCTTGCCGCCTTTGCCGCAGACCCGGATGGATTTTTTGCCCAGGCGGATCAGCAAAGTATACCCGTTTCGGTCCGCTTTGCCGTGGAAACCGCCCTCAGAGATCTGGAACAGACCGGTACGCAGATTCTTTTTCCTTCCAGCTTTACCCGGGGGGACAAAGGCATCCCCATAAACGGACTGATCTGGATGGGGGAGCCTTCGTTCATGAAAGAACAGGTCCGGCAGAAACTGGATTTGGGGTGGCGGTGCATTAAACTTAAAATCGGGGCGCTTAAGTTTGCTGAAGAGCTTGCCATTCTTAAAGATATCAGGGCGGAATACAGTGTCGACGATGTTATTTTACGGGTGGACGCCAATGGCGGGTTCTCCCCTGACGAGGCTTTGGACCGGCTTGGGCAACTGGCAGAATTAAACATCCACTCCATTGAGCAACCCATCGCCAAAGGACAGTGGCAGCACATGGCCAGGTTGTGCAGGCAGTCACCCCTGGACATTGCCTTGGACGAGGAACTCATCGGGATTAGGGAACGTGAAGAAAAAGCCCATCTTTTGGACACCCTTGCCCCCCATTATCTGGTGCTGAAGCCCAGCCTGCACGGCGGGATGGAAGGATGTGACGAATGGATTGAACTGGCCGATGCCAGGGGGATCGGCTGGTGGATCACTTCCTACCTTGAATCCAACCTTGGTTTAAATGCCATTGCCCAGTGGGCTTTTTTAAAGCAGTCCTCTCTGCACCAGGGTCTTGGTACGGGGCAGTTATTTACCAATAATATGGCCTCCCCCCTGGAAATTCGTGGGGAAGAACTTTTTTTTGATCCAGGCAAACGGTTTATCTTTCCGGGGATTTTTTAA